A window of the Hallerella porci genome harbors these coding sequences:
- a CDS encoding EndoU domain-containing protein codes for MGQTWFPSSWNEKKIKRAAEHVARLYRNRNAPDGLTIFGTYKGVRVGVMKTNGQIATAFPDIIQP; via the coding sequence ATCGGCCAAACATGGTTTCCATCATCTTGGAATGAAAAGAAGATTAAGCGAGCGGCAGAACATGTTGCTCGATTATACAGAAACCGCAATGCTCCAGACGGATTAACTATATTCGGAACATATAAAGGCGTCCGTGTGGGGGTTATGAAAACGAACGGACAAATTGCAACAGCCTTTCCTGATATAATTCAACCTTAA